The Sedimentisphaera salicampi genome includes a region encoding these proteins:
- a CDS encoding FAD-dependent oxidoreductase, translated as MTKNKVFAFLIVIYLAADLFASQNMIDFFSLPENGVKVLNNFSGKPQGKNGSLVTYDIRLPKFKNGVFTSADIARWPTDTNRCLSWVFENDFKSLFSEGIEKQTVYRKYKKHWLDRPNRESPFVLLQLNSGDYLALVPLAGPQNISWLYVNQDGELQVKAGTLGTDSVSGDVPLLAWRRSPDVYTACREAWEIAVNSESIKGRTRLRHEKDYPSNSYKSRRGLKGLGVWYWESGFNHDPFEKSEYIRDWNFRAMYGAWDTLKNVDKLHKNRALGWAAYISGKRESRRLMGDIILTKKDVIDYKWYDDALVPTGWKIDVHVSDKAYDKGFEGDAFISKALFTDYSIPYYVPYRCLYSRTIDNLFMAGRNISVTHEALGTVRVMRTCCLMGEVVGRAASLCRKYNAAPREVYHRHLKELLELNGYAKEIKHLKEN; from the coding sequence ATGACAAAGAATAAGGTTTTTGCGTTTCTGATTGTTATCTACTTGGCAGCAGATCTTTTCGCTTCACAAAATATGATTGACTTTTTCAGTTTGCCTGAAAATGGGGTGAAGGTTTTGAATAATTTTTCAGGAAAACCTCAAGGCAAAAATGGTTCTCTGGTAACTTATGATATAAGACTGCCAAAGTTTAAAAACGGTGTTTTTACAAGTGCAGACATAGCAAGGTGGCCTACTGATACTAATCGTTGTCTTTCTTGGGTATTTGAAAACGATTTTAAAAGTCTTTTCTCAGAAGGTATCGAAAAACAAACCGTTTACCGGAAATACAAAAAACATTGGCTCGACAGACCTAACAGGGAATCGCCATTTGTTTTGCTTCAGCTAAACTCAGGGGACTATCTTGCTTTAGTTCCATTAGCTGGGCCACAAAATATTTCTTGGCTTTATGTTAATCAGGATGGTGAATTACAGGTAAAAGCAGGAACGCTGGGAACAGATTCGGTTTCCGGTGATGTTCCTCTGTTAGCTTGGAGACGCAGTCCCGATGTTTATACTGCCTGCCGCGAGGCGTGGGAAATAGCGGTCAACTCTGAGTCCATTAAAGGGCGTACTCGACTCAGGCACGAAAAAGACTATCCGAGCAATTCCTACAAAAGCCGCAGGGGTTTGAAAGGACTCGGTGTGTGGTATTGGGAGAGCGGGTTCAATCATGATCCGTTTGAAAAGTCGGAATATATTCGCGACTGGAACTTCAGGGCAATGTACGGGGCGTGGGACACCCTTAAAAACGTTGATAAACTTCATAAGAACCGGGCGCTGGGTTGGGCAGCTTATATCTCAGGTAAGCGTGAATCCCGAAGGCTGATGGGTGATATTATCTTAACAAAGAAAGATGTGATCGATTATAAGTGGTACGATGACGCGCTTGTGCCTACGGGATGGAAGATAGATGTGCATGTTTCTGACAAGGCTTATGATAAGGGTTTCGAAGGGGATGCTTTTATTTCAAAGGCTTTGTTTACGGATTATTCAATTCCATATTATGTGCCGTACCGATGTCTGTACTCCCGTACTATCGACAATTTGTTCATGGCAGGCCGTAATATTTCGGTTACACACGAGGCGTTGGGGACAGTACGGGTAATGCGCACGTGCTGCCTGATGGGGGAGGTCGTCGGACGTGCGGCATCGTTGTGCAGAAAATACAACGCTGCGCCGAGAGAGGTTTATCATCGGCATCTTAAAGAGCTGCTAGAGCTGAATGGTTATGCGAAGGAAATAAAGCATCTCAAAGAAAATTAG
- a CDS encoding sulfatase: MKRRSFLRYMGIGAIGAAGAGCTGASLFNHSGTERPNILFIFSDDHSLQTLGAYKARMQNFIKKHNITPNIDKLAEEGMLFENSFVCNSICGPSRAAILTGKHSHINGFMENGNRFDSSQWTAPKELQKGGYQTAVIGKWHLGTRPTGFDHYDVLPGQGAYYNPDFITKGRDKKIRKQGYCTDIIGDMTTEWLDKKWDKSKPFFLCSWHKAPHRTWMPHPRHFEFLDGLEIPEPENLFDDYEGRTKAAKMQEMTIKDHINIASDLKVTPPVAKTPVSRIREKAPKSKSMDPATFGEFNRMNDEQKKAWDSYYVPRNEEFRSQNLSGKELVRWKYQQYLKDYIKCIKALDENVGKVLDYLKAKGLEKNTMVIYSSDQGFYNGEHGWYDKRWIYEESLRNPLIIKWPGSVRQGSRCSEMVQNIDYAPTLLHAAGMKVPQEVQGRSLMPLLKNKTPNDWRESILYTYYGKDAHAVVSHWGVRTERYKLIEFFPLGEWEFYDLKKDPLEMQSEYNNPDYQNVIAALKKEMERLFAQYKLNPAPRRKKYSG; encoded by the coding sequence ATGAAAAGACGCAGTTTCTTAAGATATATGGGTATCGGTGCTATAGGGGCTGCAGGTGCAGGCTGTACGGGAGCGTCATTATTTAATCATTCAGGCACCGAAAGGCCTAACATCCTGTTTATCTTTTCCGACGACCATTCTCTCCAGACCCTCGGAGCATATAAGGCTCGTATGCAGAATTTTATCAAAAAACATAATATCACGCCCAACATAGATAAACTTGCCGAAGAAGGTATGCTCTTTGAGAACAGCTTTGTATGCAATTCAATTTGCGGGCCGAGCAGGGCAGCTATTCTAACCGGCAAACACAGCCACATAAATGGGTTTATGGAAAACGGCAATCGTTTTGATTCATCCCAGTGGACTGCACCCAAAGAGCTCCAGAAGGGCGGCTATCAGACTGCTGTGATTGGCAAGTGGCATTTGGGCACAAGACCAACCGGCTTTGACCATTACGATGTGCTGCCCGGGCAGGGAGCGTATTACAATCCCGATTTTATTACCAAAGGCAGAGATAAAAAGATCCGGAAGCAGGGATACTGCACTGACATTATCGGAGATATGACAACAGAATGGCTGGATAAAAAGTGGGATAAATCCAAACCGTTTTTCCTGTGCAGCTGGCATAAAGCACCTCATCGTACATGGATGCCCCATCCAAGGCATTTTGAATTTCTTGATGGATTGGAAATTCCGGAGCCTGAGAATCTTTTCGACGACTACGAAGGAAGAACGAAGGCCGCAAAAATGCAGGAGATGACAATCAAGGATCATATTAATATCGCTTCAGACCTCAAGGTTACTCCTCCCGTCGCTAAGACCCCTGTAAGCCGGATCAGGGAGAAAGCCCCTAAATCTAAATCCATGGACCCAGCCACTTTCGGAGAATTCAACCGGATGAACGATGAGCAGAAGAAGGCTTGGGATAGCTATTATGTTCCTCGAAATGAAGAATTCAGATCGCAGAATTTGAGCGGCAAAGAACTTGTCCGCTGGAAGTATCAGCAGTACTTGAAGGACTACATAAAATGCATTAAGGCTCTCGATGAAAACGTTGGGAAGGTTTTGGACTACTTAAAAGCCAAAGGCCTTGAAAAAAATACGATGGTTATATACAGCTCTGATCAGGGTTTTTATAATGGTGAGCATGGGTGGTACGACAAACGCTGGATTTATGAGGAGTCTTTGAGGAATCCGCTCATTATAAAATGGCCGGGAAGCGTAAGGCAGGGCAGCCGCTGCAGCGAGATGGTGCAGAATATTGATTATGCTCCAACGCTCCTGCATGCGGCGGGAATGAAAGTTCCGCAAGAAGTTCAGGGCAGATCTCTGATGCCTCTGCTAAAAAATAAAACTCCGAACGATTGGCGGGAAAGCATTTTATATACTTACTACGGAAAAGATGCGCATGCAGTGGTAAGTCATTGGGGCGTTCGAACTGAGCGGTATAAGCTGATTGAGTTTTTCCCGCTTGGTGAGTGGGAATTTTACGATTTAAAGAAAGACCCCCTCGAGATGCAGAGCGAATATAACAATCCCGATTATCAGAATGTAATTGCTGCACTAAAGAAAGAGATGGAAAGGCTGTTTGCTCAATACAAGCTCAATCCTGCTCCTCGAAGAAAGAAATATTCCGGCTGA
- a CDS encoding sulfatase-like hydrolase/transferase, giving the protein MDRRKFLQGLGAAAAGLSFRGICEASERKPNVIIIYTDDQGSIDMNCYGAEDLKTPNMDSLAEKGVRFTQFYAAGPMCSPSRVGLLTGRTPQHGGLWGNVYPGSEGMPGKQVTIAEELKDAGYATALIGKWHLGHSEDTVPNGQGFDYFFGHLLGCMDNYSHFFYWNGPNRHALYRNREEVYRPGQYFPDLMVKEAGEFIDKNKDNPFFLYFSLNNPHYPYQGTPEWLEYYKDLPYPRNLYAAFLSTADEKIGELLKKVDQYNLRRDTIIIFQSDQGHSEEVRAHRGGGSAGPYRGHKGQLYEGGIRIPAIISWPGHLPEKEVRTQMATNCDWYPTLLELCKLPPAGHRLDGKSLMPIIKSAKAPTAHKHFHWKSRGTTVVRSGKWKLLMFKKKTELYDIPSDPGESKNLAEKHPEVVEGLKKISDDYWNSI; this is encoded by the coding sequence ATGGATAGAAGAAAATTTTTGCAAGGGTTAGGAGCTGCAGCAGCAGGTTTGAGCTTTAGGGGCATATGCGAAGCCTCTGAAAGAAAGCCCAATGTAATTATCATTTATACAGACGACCAAGGCTCAATAGATATGAATTGCTACGGGGCTGAGGATCTGAAAACGCCGAATATGGATAGCTTAGCCGAAAAAGGCGTTCGGTTCACGCAGTTTTATGCGGCTGGGCCTATGTGCTCGCCTTCCCGAGTTGGATTACTAACAGGCCGCACCCCCCAGCACGGGGGCCTCTGGGGCAATGTATATCCCGGTTCTGAAGGGATGCCCGGTAAGCAGGTAACAATCGCAGAAGAGCTCAAGGATGCCGGATACGCCACAGCACTTATCGGCAAGTGGCATCTGGGACACTCTGAAGACACTGTTCCAAACGGGCAGGGCTTTGATTATTTCTTCGGCCATCTACTCGGCTGCATGGACAATTATTCACATTTCTTCTACTGGAACGGGCCGAACAGGCATGCCCTATATCGAAATCGCGAAGAAGTTTATCGTCCCGGGCAGTATTTCCCTGATTTAATGGTCAAAGAGGCGGGCGAGTTTATCGATAAGAACAAGGATAATCCGTTCTTCCTTTACTTCTCTTTGAACAACCCGCATTACCCATATCAGGGTACACCTGAATGGCTGGAGTATTATAAAGACCTGCCATATCCCCGCAATCTTTATGCAGCCTTTCTTTCCACAGCTGATGAAAAAATAGGAGAGCTTCTTAAAAAGGTTGACCAGTACAATCTTAGAAGGGACACGATCATAATTTTCCAGTCCGACCAAGGGCATTCAGAAGAGGTACGTGCCCATCGCGGCGGCGGCAGCGCTGGGCCATACAGGGGACATAAAGGCCAACTGTATGAAGGCGGAATTCGAATTCCAGCAATCATTTCCTGGCCCGGGCATCTTCCAGAGAAAGAGGTGCGGACTCAGATGGCAACCAACTGCGACTGGTATCCCACACTCCTTGAGCTATGCAAGCTCCCGCCGGCAGGCCACCGTTTGGATGGAAAAAGCCTTATGCCTATAATCAAATCTGCCAAGGCGCCGACTGCCCATAAACATTTCCACTGGAAGTCAAGGGGAACTACTGTCGTGCGCAGCGGCAAATGGAAGTTGCTTATGTTCAAGAAAAAAACTGAGCTTTACGACATCCCCAGCGATCCGGGCGAATCCAAAAATCTTGCTGAAAAACACCCTGAGGTTGTTGAGGGTCTGAAAAAAATCAGCGATGATTACTGGAATAGCATTTAG